The Gloeomargarita lithophora Alchichica-D10 genomic sequence CACCCCCTTCGCCCCCTGGATTGAGGATTCTAGCAGGGGTGAGGCAATCGCCATGTTGGCCGCCTCCGCCGCCCGTCCCTTGCCCGAACCGGTGCCAATCCCCATCAACGCCGACCCCGCATCCGCCATGATCGCCTTCACATCGGCAAAGTCCACATTTACCAAGCCGGGAATGGTAATAATATCCGAAATCCCCTGCACCCCCTGGCGCAAAATGTCGTCCGCCACCCGAAACGCCTCCTGGACGGGCGTGGATTCCCCAATGGCACTCAACAAGCGGTCATTGGGGATCACGATCAGCGTATCCACCCGACTCTGGAGCATATTGATGCCTTCTTCCGCCTGTGCCGCCCGCCGCTTGCCCTCAAAGGTAAAAGGACGGGTGACAATCGCCACCGTCAACGCCCCCAATTCCTTCGCCACTTCCGCCACAATCGGTGCCGCCCCGGTGCCCGTACCCCCCCCCATCCCGGCGGTGATAAACACCAAATCCGATTGATCCAGGGCGGCCATGATTTCTTCGCGGGACTCTTCAGCGGCCTTTTGACCAATGGCGGGATTGCCCCCGGCGCCCAGCCCCCGGGTGAGCTTTTGACCAATTTGCAACCGCTTGGTATTCACCAAGTGATGTAGGGCTTGGGCATCCGTATTCACCATCCAAAACTCGATGCCGCCCAGACTGCCCGCAATCATCCGGTTGACCGCATTGCCACCCCCGCCCCCCACCCCGATGACTTTAATCCGCGCCAAACTGCTGGGGACAATCTCGTTGCTATAAGTCACAGCGTCAACCTGGTGATGGATTTGCACAAGCGAAGATTCCCCATCTGCCGGTACCGCCGTAGCCGTTGGGGTGGGAGCCAGTTTTCCAGACTCAAATTCGGGCACATCACATGCATATAGAGACATTATCCGCCAGTGAATCCAAATTTGCTCCGGTCAACCAGAACAATTTTATCCCTAACATATTAAGGGGTAACCTGTAAAAAAGAAACCATCTGTGGCACAATCCTTTTACCCGTGCGTCTCCCTGCATTGTACCCGCTCTGTCCCCGAATTCTATGGACATTCGTGAATCTTTAGCCATGGCCACCCGTACTTTGGCGGCCAACCGTTTACGCAGTTTGCTCACGGTGTTGGGTATCGTCATTGGCAATGCCGCTGTGATCAGCATGGTGGGGGTGGGACAGGCCGCCCAACGCTACACCCAGGGGCAGTTCGCCTCCCTGGGCACGAATGTTCTATTTGTGGTGCCGGGACGGGAGGATGCCCGACGCCGGGGAATTGAACCCCCGGCCACGTTGACCTGGGAGGATGCCCAAGCAATTGCCACGCAAGTCCCGCCGGTGCGCTGGGTGGCGGCGCAAATCAGTGATAGTTTTCTGGCGACCTACGGCAATCGCACCACCCGCACCAATGTCACGGGCACGGAGCCGGATTTTTTCCGGATTCAGAGTTTTGACCTGGCCGGGGGGCGGTTTTTTAATGAACTGGACGTGCAGAGACAGAGCCGGGTGGTGGTGCTGGGGAGCGACTTGGCGGTGAAATTATTTGGTAACCGTACCCCCCTGGGCAACCGCATCCGGCTGAGTAATCTCAGTTTTGAGGTGATTGGGGTATTGGCACCCAAGGGAGCCTTTTTGGGCACCAACCGGGATGATGCGGCCTACCTGCCCCTGACCACGATGGCGAACCAACTCACGGGTCGCCGGTCGCCCTACGGATTGACCGTGGGATTTATTTCCATCTCCGCCCGGGACGAAGCCAGCGTCAGTGCCGCCCAGTTTCAAATCACCAACCTGCTGCGCCGGCGCCATAAAATTGTGGATGAGGATGATTTTTATATCCGCACCCAAAAAGAAGCGGTGGCGGTGGCCGGGAATGTCACCGGGGTATTGACCATCCTGCTGGCGGCCACGGCGGGAATTTCTCTGCTCGTGGGGGGGATTGGCATTATGAATATCATGCTGGTTGCGGTGACCGAACGTACCCAGGAGATTGGTTTACGCAAAGCAATTGGGGCGACGGAACGGGATGTTTTACAACAGTTTTTATTAGAAGCGATTGTCCTGGCCATCGCCGGGGGGATATTGGGCACCGTCGTCGGCACCGCAGGGGTGGTGGGGATTGCCCTGGTCACGCCCCTTCAAGCCCAGGTCTCCTGGGGAGCGGTGGCCTTGGCGGTGGGGGTATCGGGAACCATTGGCCTGGTGTTTGGGGTGGCACCGGCGCAACGGGCTGCCCGCCTTGACCCGATTGTGGCCTTACGCAGTGCTTAAGGGAGGATGGTGGCATGGTTAAACTCATTCAGTTGGAACAGGTCAGCAAAATCTACGGCCAAGGGGATAATTGCGTCCATGCCCTGCGGGAGGTGTCCCTAACCATTCAGGGTGGGGAATACTGCGCCATCATGGGGACTTCCGGCTCCGGCAAATCCACGGCCATGAATGTCATCGGCTGTTTAGACCGCCCCACCAACGGGAATTATTACCTCCAGGGGGAGAATGTGGCGGGCTGTACTGCGGCGCAACTGGCTCACGTGCGTAACCGGCAGATTGGGTTTGTGTTTCAGCAGTTTCATCTCCTGCCCCAACTCACTGCCCTGGAAAATGTGACCTTACCTTTGGTGTATGCGGGGCTACCGACTCGCGAACGGCAACGGCGCGCCCGACTGGCTCTGGAGCAGGTGGGTCTAGGGCATCGGTTGGGCAATAAACCCACCCAACTCTCCGGTGGGCAACAACAACGGGTGGCGATTGCTCGGGCAATGGTCAACCAACCGGCCTTGCTTTTGGCGGATGAACCCACGGGTGCCCTGGATTCCCGCACCAGCCAGGAGGTGATGGAACTATTTGCCCAATTGCACCAACAGGGGGTAACGATTGTGATGGTGACCCATGAACCGGATATTGCCCGGCGGGCGGAACGGATCATCTGGTTCCGGGATGGACAGGTGCTTCAGGAGCATTTACGCCCGGAAGATGTCCAACACGCTATTATGACGATGTAAGTATAATATAATGAAATAGGGTGAAATAGCGACCTCCAAATGCAGAAGCACCGCTGGCGGGGCGTTGCCCTGTGGCCTTGATGATGTCAATCATGACTTGATTCGTTGATACAGCCTTTTTAACGCTGATGGGTTACGGGCAAGGGGCTTAAGGGCACCTCTATAAATTGAAAATTAGCGGTCGCAGGGGCGCAGCCCCGCTCTGGTTCTGATCGCCTGCGTGGCGTAGCCATGTAACCTTGTTATTCACATAAATCGTCTGAGATTGCTATATTCACTAACAAAATAAGGGCGGTTTTTGTCTCTCCAAGTTGAACGAACTGGGATTTTTTGCATAAGTATGTTGCAAAAATTCGGGAGTCATTACCTCCTGGGGTGTGCCCACCGCAATTAACCGTTGATTCAGCAACATCACCCGGTTCATTTGTTGCAAAAATTCCCCCCAATGGTGGGTACTGACTAGGATCATTGCCCCATTTTGTCGCAGTTCTGTTAGTACATCAAGTATCACCTGCTCTGCGTGGGCATCCACCCCCGTCAATGGCTCATCCAGGCAAAATACATCCGCCCCCTGCACCAACGCCCGGGCCAGAAATACCCGCTGTTGTTGCCCCCCGGATAAGGCTCCAATCCGCCGCCGCCGCAGAGCCAGCAAGCCCAGGCGTTCCAAGGTGGACAACACCTGGGGACTCCTTCGCCCCCCACAGCCCAAGCGCACCACCTGCTCCACCGTGATCGGATAATCCCAATCAATCTCGGAACGCTGGGGGATATAGGCCACCCGTTGCCGCTGGTGGAGTAAAGGCCGCAATTCTAACCAAACCCGCCCGCTTACCTGGGGCAATAACCCCAACAACGCCTTCAGTAAGGTGCTTTTTCCCGCCCCGTTCGGCCCGACCAGCCCCACCATCTCCTGGGGCGCCAGCGTAAAACTCACCTCCGCCAACACCGGTCGCCCCGGATAACCGGCGGACAGGGACTCTACCACTAACATGGGCTACCCCAGAATTTTGGTCGCAACGTTAGACCCCGCATAACGATAGATGGATGAGAATGATTATCATTGAATCATAAAAACGATTATCATTCTATAACACCCAATCTGGAGCAACCATAATGATCATGGCTCGCACTTGGTTTATCCCGTTGACTTTGCTGGCGGTGGGCTGTGGGGTCACCGCCAAACCTGTAGCGGAAGTTTCCCCTACCCCCGCCGCTGATGCTCCCAAGGTGGTCGCCACCTCCTCGGTGATTTGCGACCTGACCCGCCAGATTGCGGCCGAGCGGGTGCCTTTGACCTGTCTCGTCCCCGCCGGGGTAGATGCCCACAATTACCAACCCACCCCGGCCAACCGGCAAGCCCTGGAAACGGCACAGGTAGTGTTTTACAACGGTTATGACTTTGAACCCCAGGTGGAAAAACTGATCCAGGCCGCCCCGAAGACGGTCACCCGGGTGGCGGTGGGGGAATTGGCCGTGCCCAAGCCTCTTATGGGCGAGCATGACCACGGGCATGATCATGGGCACAGTCACGGGGAGGAAAAAAAGGCCGAAGTACCCGACCCCCATGTGTTTCACACGGGAACCAACGTCGCTAACATGGCTGAAGTGATTGGGAAAAAACTCGCCCAGGTGTATCCTGCCCAGGCGGAAGTCTTTACGAAAAATACCCAAAATCTAGTCGGCGAGTTGCAACAACTGGATAGCTGGATGCGCCAACAGGTCCAAACCATTCCCCCCAACCAGCGCAAACTGGTGACCACCCACGAAGCCCTGGGGTATTTCGCCCAAGCCTACGGGTTACAACTGACCGGCGCCTTGCAGGGGATCAGCACCCAGGAACAGCCCAGTGCCAGCCGTTTAGCGGCATTAACTAAAGACATCAAACAAGCCCAAGTCCCCACCATCTTTGCCGAGGTGAGCGTCAATCCCCAGCTCATTAATACGGTGGCGCAGGAAGCGGGGGTCAAAATCGCCCCAAATCCTTTGTTTGCCGATGGTTTAGGCGCACCAAACAGCCCCGGCAATACCGTGCAAAATATGCTGATCAGCAATACCCGCACCATCGTGGAAGGCTTGGGCGGCACTTACACCCCTTTTAACGGGAACCAAACCCAGTCACGATTGTTTTGATGGTTTTGGCCAGGATTAACCCATCCAACCAGAGGGACAAATACTTGACATAGTACAAATCGTATTCCAGTTTCAAACGGGTTTCCTGCACCCCGGCGGCATAGCCCTGGCTCACCTGCGCCCAGCCGGTAATCCCCGGTTTTACCAGGTGGCGGCACATATAGTAGGGAATGCGCTGGCTAAATTCCCGGGCGAAGGGCACCTGTTCCGGGCGGGGGCCGATCAAACTCATTTCCCCCCGCAGGACGTGCCACAACTGGGGCAATTCATCCAACCGGAAGCGGCGAATCCATTTGCCCACCCGGGTCAGCCGTTGATCCGCCGCCCGGGCAAACTGCGCCCCGGTAGCCTGCGCCCGCATACTGCGGAACTTGACCATCCAGAAGGGTTTACCCCCCTGTCCCATGCGTTCTTGCCAAAACAACACCGCTCCGGGGGAATCCCACCGCACCGCCAGTGCCACCAGCCCCGCCAAGGGTAACAACCCAGGTAAAGCCAACAAAATCAACCCGGTTTCCCCCACCCGCTTGAGGAGGAGATACGCCCGCTCCGGCGGCGCAGGCAAAAGCCCTTCCCCCAAGTGCGCCAGGGACACCCGCCCGGTCATCCCCTCCCACACGGTAGCGGCATGGTGCACCGGCAGACCCCGCAGGCGACAATCGGCCAAAAACCGCATCCAAGGGGGGGACAAGGCATCGTGCAAATCCACCACCACCCCGTCTAACCCCAGACCGGTGCTATTTTCATGCAACCAAGACCAGTTCACCCCCGGCAGATGACCAATGGCCGTCACCAACTCCCCCGGCACCAGCCCCAGGCACAACCGGCGCCCCCACCCGGCCAGCACCCATTGCCACACCAGAGTTAGCCCATAGCTCACCCCCAAAAACGTACGGGAGTAGTACCAACGGGTCAGGCTGACCACCCCCAACAACCCCAGAAAACACAAACTCACACTCACCAGCACCACCCGCGTCCTCTGCACCCCCGGAAACCGGCCTACCCGGGCTTCCAACCCCACCGCCGTCCCATAGGTCACCGCCACCGCCACCGCCAAACGGAGATAGTCCCCCTGGCGCCAAAAATCCCCTTCCCCCCAGGCCGCCTGCGCCGCCAGCCCGACCACGCCCACCAGCCCCAAACCATAGCCCAGGGTACGCCAGCCCCCCCACCGACGCACCACCTGCTCCCGCCACGTTACCGCTGTCATCGGTGCCATTAATTCCCACCAATTTCCTTTTTATTATGCCCAAAACCCGGTCAGCCAGTTGTAAATTTTCAGCTAAACCGTTATCTTGATAGAAACTAGGCTTAATTCAGCCGACTTTTTGTTCGTTTGAGGAGTGAATGACCATGAAAATCAAAAGTTTGTTTTCTGTATCTATCGCTACGGTTTGCACCCTCGTTTTGGGAATGAATGTGGCGCAGGCCAATCCCAAGTTGGAAACCGTTACTGAAGACGGGGAAGTATGGCCGAGCTTTATGATGCCGGGGGGTGGGATTCCCATTTCCTTCCCGCCGGAAGCTCCCTATATGTATCCCACCTACCTGAACTACGACAGCAAAACCTTCATCCTGGGGGTGAATCAAAACACCAACATTCGCACCAACAGCGTGCTCACCGATAAATTCACCATTGCCCCCTTCCGGGACTACACCGGGGACGGGGTGCAAAATCTGGATGACATTCCGGGGCACCAAAAGCAA encodes the following:
- the ftsZ gene encoding cell division protein FtsZ, which translates into the protein MPEFESGKLAPTPTATAVPADGESSLVQIHHQVDAVTYSNEIVPSSLARIKVIGVGGGGGNAVNRMIAGSLGGIEFWMVNTDAQALHHLVNTKRLQIGQKLTRGLGAGGNPAIGQKAAEESREEIMAALDQSDLVFITAGMGGGTGTGAAPIVAEVAKELGALTVAIVTRPFTFEGKRRAAQAEEGINMLQSRVDTLIVIPNDRLLSAIGESTPVQEAFRVADDILRQGVQGISDIITIPGLVNVDFADVKAIMADAGSALMGIGTGSGKGRAAEAANMAIASPLLESSIQGAKGVLFNITGGSDLSLHEVNTAAETIYSVVDPDANIIFGAVLDERLQGEVQITVIATGFQPALPSTGPLSRTQPPMRSVTPVPSAPPAVEVKPKPEEPPPEIDIPDFLKRRRPRR
- a CDS encoding metal ABC transporter solute-binding protein, Zn/Mn family → MARTWFIPLTLLAVGCGVTAKPVAEVSPTPAADAPKVVATSSVICDLTRQIAAERVPLTCLVPAGVDAHNYQPTPANRQALETAQVVFYNGYDFEPQVEKLIQAAPKTVTRVAVGELAVPKPLMGEHDHGHDHGHSHGEEKKAEVPDPHVFHTGTNVANMAEVIGKKLAQVYPAQAEVFTKNTQNLVGELQQLDSWMRQQVQTIPPNQRKLVTTHEALGYFAQAYGLQLTGALQGISTQEQPSASRLAALTKDIKQAQVPTIFAEVSVNPQLINTVAQEAGVKIAPNPLFADGLGAPNSPGNTVQNMLISNTRTIVEGLGGTYTPFNGNQTQSRLF
- a CDS encoding ABC transporter ATP-binding protein, with amino-acid sequence MVKLIQLEQVSKIYGQGDNCVHALREVSLTIQGGEYCAIMGTSGSGKSTAMNVIGCLDRPTNGNYYLQGENVAGCTAAQLAHVRNRQIGFVFQQFHLLPQLTALENVTLPLVYAGLPTRERQRRARLALEQVGLGHRLGNKPTQLSGGQQQRVAIARAMVNQPALLLADEPTGALDSRTSQEVMELFAQLHQQGVTIVMVTHEPDIARRAERIIWFRDGQVLQEHLRPEDVQHAIMTM
- a CDS encoding metal ABC transporter ATP-binding protein, with the protein product MLVVESLSAGYPGRPVLAEVSFTLAPQEMVGLVGPNGAGKSTLLKALLGLLPQVSGRVWLELRPLLHQRQRVAYIPQRSEIDWDYPITVEQVVRLGCGGRRSPQVLSTLERLGLLALRRRRIGALSGGQQQRVFLARALVQGADVFCLDEPLTGVDAHAEQVILDVLTELRQNGAMILVSTHHWGEFLQQMNRVMLLNQRLIAVGTPQEVMTPEFLQHTYAKNPSSFNLERQKPPLFC
- a CDS encoding sugar transferase, translating into MTAVTWREQVVRRWGGWRTLGYGLGLVGVVGLAAQAAWGEGDFWRQGDYLRLAVAVAVTYGTAVGLEARVGRFPGVQRTRVVLVSVSLCFLGLLGVVSLTRWYYSRTFLGVSYGLTLVWQWVLAGWGRRLCLGLVPGELVTAIGHLPGVNWSWLHENSTGLGLDGVVVDLHDALSPPWMRFLADCRLRGLPVHHAATVWEGMTGRVSLAHLGEGLLPAPPERAYLLLKRVGETGLILLALPGLLPLAGLVALAVRWDSPGAVLFWQERMGQGGKPFWMVKFRSMRAQATGAQFARAADQRLTRVGKWIRRFRLDELPQLWHVLRGEMSLIGPRPEQVPFAREFSQRIPYYMCRHLVKPGITGWAQVSQGYAAGVQETRLKLEYDLYYVKYLSLWLDGLILAKTIKTIVTGFGSR
- a CDS encoding ABC transporter permease — its product is MDIRESLAMATRTLAANRLRSLLTVLGIVIGNAAVISMVGVGQAAQRYTQGQFASLGTNVLFVVPGREDARRRGIEPPATLTWEDAQAIATQVPPVRWVAAQISDSFLATYGNRTTRTNVTGTEPDFFRIQSFDLAGGRFFNELDVQRQSRVVVLGSDLAVKLFGNRTPLGNRIRLSNLSFEVIGVLAPKGAFLGTNRDDAAYLPLTTMANQLTGRRSPYGLTVGFISISARDEASVSAAQFQITNLLRRRHKIVDEDDFYIRTQKEAVAVAGNVTGVLTILLAATAGISLLVGGIGIMNIMLVAVTERTQEIGLRKAIGATERDVLQQFLLEAIVLAIAGGILGTVVGTAGVVGIALVTPLQAQVSWGAVALAVGVSGTIGLVFGVAPAQRAARLDPIVALRSA